The Pelodiscus sinensis isolate JC-2024 chromosome 5, ASM4963464v1, whole genome shotgun sequence genome includes a region encoding these proteins:
- the LOC142818155 gene encoding interleukin-8-like, whose protein sequence is MNGKVVVAVLALFLLYAAVAEGMSLSQMGSELRCQCISTHSKFIPPRRIQDVKLTQSGPHCQNVEIIATLKDGREVCLEPTAPWVKLIIKAILEKA, encoded by the exons ATGAACGGCAAGGTTGTTGTTGCTGTCTTGGCTCTTTTCCTGCTCTATGCAGCGGTGGCAGAAG GGATGAGCCTTTCCCAGATGGGCAGTGAGCTCCGCTGCCAGTGCATCAGCACGCACTCCAAGTTCATCCCCCCGAGAAGGATTCAGGATGTGAAGCTGACCCAGAGCGGCCCTCACTGCCAGAACGTCGAAATCAT TGCTACTCTGAAGGACGGCAGAGAAGTGTGTTTGGAACCCACCGCTCCATGGGTGAAGCTGATCATTAAGGCAATTTTGGAGAA AGCTTAA
- the LOC102454150 gene encoding interleukin-8: MNGKVLVAGLALFLLYAAVAEGMSLSRMASELRCQCISTHAKFIPPRSIQNVKLTQSGPHCQNVEIIATLKDGREVCLEPTAPWVKLIIKAILDKAEANGETML; this comes from the exons ATGAACGGAAAAGTCCTTGTTGCTGGGTTGGCTCTTTTCCTGCTCTACGCAGCAGTGGCAGAAG GGATGAGCCTGTCCCGGATGGCAAGTGAGCTCCGCTGCCAGTGCATCAGCACGCACGCTAAGTTCATCCCCCCCAGGAGCATTCAGAATGTGAAGCTGACCCAGAGTGGCCCTCACTGCCAGAACGTCGAAATCAT TGCTACTCTGAAGGATGGCAGAGAAGTGTGTTTGGAACCCACCGCTCCATGGGTGAAGCTGATCATTAAGGCAATTTTGGACAA GGCTGAAGCCAATGGTGAAACAATGCTCTAA